The following coding sequences are from one Candidatus Borkfalkia ceftriaxoniphila window:
- the rplL gene encoding 50S ribosomal protein L7/L12: MADIAKFIDEIKNMTVVELNELVKALEEEFGVSAAAPVAVAAAPAAAAAAEVEEKTEFNVVLKDIGAKKIDVIKAVREFTSLGLAEAKALVEALGTIKEGVNKEEAEKIVARMKEAGATAVAE, translated from the coding sequence ATGGCTGATATCGCTAAATTTATCGATGAAATCAAAAATATGACTGTTGTCGAACTCAACGAACTCGTGAAAGCGTTGGAAGAGGAGTTCGGCGTAAGCGCCGCCGCTCCCGTTGCCGTTGCGGCTGCTCCCGCTGCAGCTGCCGCTGCGGAAGTGGAAGAGAAGACCGAGTTCAACGTCGTTCTCAAAGACATCGGCGCGAAGAAGATCGACGTCATCAAGGCTGTCCGCGAGTTCACCTCTTTGGGTCTTGCCGAGGCGAAAGCGCTCGTCGAAGCGCTCGGCACCATCAAAGAAGGCGTCAACAAGGAAGAGGCGGAAAAGATCGTTGCCCGCATGAAAGAAGCCGGCGCGACCGCCGTTGCGGAATAA